The nucleotide sequence AAAAATAAAGTGAAGTCGGTATAAATTCAAATTAACTTAGCAAAAATCAACAGAGCTACCAATCAAAATAGCAATTTTGTAACTACACATACAGTTTATAGTGCTATGCAAAAATTATATTTGAATGAGGGCCCTTACTATTGAATTGAAAGATGGATgttctttttttaaattaggCCGACCTCACCAATCAAAATTACAGTGCTATGCACAACAAATATTCGTAATCTATACCAGCTCTAGCCTGCTTCGACCCGTTGgatttgaaaggaaaatagGCAATATAGTAATTTGCCCTGCAAAATCATACGGAAAAATCCATGAGCATGTTGGACAAATCAGAGATATATGGATGCGCAAATACACAGAGACCACAACCAGATTCATCAGAAGCATGGATGAATCTACATGGAAGCACTTGATAATTTTGCTCTTATTCTCTCAGCCACATATACAGTTCTTCGCTTTACCTACGGTTACTGGACcagaaatacaaaacaaaatcggTGTGCTTTACTTTGTGAGGTTTGATTTGTAGAGGACCGGAGCTGGGTTTGGTTTTGGCTTGAGGCAGTGGGAGAGGAGTTTCCACCAGAATATTCATTTCAACAGCAAGCGCAGAAATTACATATAAGAGAaactaaaaaattgaagaaacagaGGTAAGAACACTACCAAATCCGGGCCCACCAGGTCATGCGCTACCACTGCAGTGTAATCTGCTTCTCTGAGACCCATTTGTTCCATAAAATCCGACGCTTTTGAGCTTCAAGAAACCCATAGCCCCCAACTGGTCCAatccacaaaaaaaaatcataaaccaagcaaaaaattaaagaaatctcATACCTTCCATAAAAATCAAAGCGAAAACCAGAGAAGCTACAGTCGTGAGGAtatgaagagattgataccttaccGGACGTTGGGGGTAGCCCAAGTTGACCGAAATCGACGAAACCTTGCTCGATTTCATCGTTGTATGGCAAACTTATGGCGAATTGAAGCTTGATGAGAAGAAGCGGAGGAactgcgagagagagagagacagagagagagagacagagagagagagagagagagagagagagaattcgaGAGCTAAACAACAAAATTTCAATGACGGTAACTTTTAACAAAGCAAATGGCAAACCAAACAATAAACAATGAATTTAAAACAGTGCATTACCTGTTGAATCAGaggaaaaaaactgaaaaccccTACCCTCCCATACCTCCCTCTGCCATTCTCTCCTCACCAACCTTATGCGGTAACCCATTAACCCCAAAAAATGCACACAGCCAtgctttctcctctctctctctcccgctgTCCATATCTCTCTCTAAAATTGGAGAAAGTCCCATAGGTCCTGGCAGAGGACCTAGctaaatctctctctcactcggtCGAAGCCCGTAGCTCCCATCTCTCTCCAATCTGTCAGTCCCTCTGTCCCCCTCCTCTCCTCCCCACAACAACCCTCTGACCGATGCATGAGCCACCTTGCGCTTCCTCGGCCATATCATCTGGTGGATCTTGAAGAATTACATAGCTTGGGGGTATCATCTTGAGGACCCATATCATCTGGATCAGAACAAGGCCCTCCTCCGTACATATTGCTCCACTCTTCGTCTGGAGGGTGGAGTTCTAACTCTCGGAGTGACAGACCAGCAGCATCTGCACCTCTAGGCCGGGGCATATTCTGTATAGCCCATCCGAAAAAGAGATTGTAACTATGAGATTTCAGATTGTGATTGACACCAAAAATTAACTAAAACTACCGTATAGAATTTTTAGCAACCAGTTAACAAGAAAGTTAatcctcttcgacagaataAAGTTGCAGGCGTTGAGTTTAGCGGCATTATTAACAAGAGCAGAAACCATGCAACTCCATCATCATGCATGAGTGGTATTTTAGGAAGTACAACTAGACCTGCATGTGAGGTCCTATTTGTCATGAAAAAATGATTGACACTGATGATGAAAGGTCAAAGGGACTAACTTTTGATGATAGAAAGGGTTCCTGGCAAGAAAGCAGCGAATAGAAGCAAACAGTTGGGTGCCAAGTCCCGGAGAATGATGGGAGGAGAGAAGAAGAGGGCTTCTCTGAACATATTAAAAACCTTAAATGCATTTATAAGTTAAATTAAACCACCACAGAAACAAGAAAGTTCAAAAAGAGAGAACATATTAAAAACAGATCAAAGGCATGCAAAAAAATACATACTGTATCTGCAAACTAGATGATTAAACCAGAAAGTTTCCTAGCTTAGTCGTCGTGGTTTGTCATTATGGTTgtcatcatcgtcatcattAGCATCACCGTCTTGGTCCccctcatcatcatcttcatcatcgtcTTGGTCCTCCTCATCATCATCCTCATCGTCGTTgtcatcatcctcatcaaaatcatcatcttcatgaTCCTCATCAGAATCATCAACTTCGGTAGAAATTTTTTCTAAGGCCCGTTCGTAAGGGATAGAATAGTAAAAAAAGGACCAACCTTCGAAAGTCGTAAGTTTGTTGCATAGTAAACGTACCCCTATTTTTACCACAGTATCTGGAAATTTTGCAATAACATGGACCAAATCACCTTCTTCCAAATTGAACTCAGTTTCCGACAACGATATATTTCCCAGGCAAAGGTACTCTTGTTTGACAATATCATTTCTTATACTGACATAAAAACTAGTACCCTTGGTGTGATTAATAACATAAATATCATAATACCCCTGAGGATCAGACGAGCTGTCGTCACGAGCAACACAAGCCAGGCACACAGCCAATGCTTTTGCATTACAACCAATTTCCTTAGGCACTTCAAAAGAGACTTGGGCACCCTCGTTGACTTGATTGAACCAAGTGGGAATTTGCCTTCCTACAAGTCTCATGTATCCATCTCCTGTCCATCCCTACACCATGTTGAACAAGATTTGTGTGAGTAATACATGCATAACACACATATGCGAGGGAGGGAGGAGAGGGGGTGCTGTGGAAGAGAGAGAACCTGTAGCGTGCTATCCTTAAGAAGGAAATCCATGACATTGTTGTGTGTTAACATATCAAGTCTGAGGCCCGAGTTTAACGCGCTCTCCAAGCCTGGAAACTCAATGAGTTTGGGGGAACTGAGATACACGATTGTCGACATGCCTGAAAAATCTGACATTCTTTCTAATGCAGAGCAGTCCTTCATCTCCAGGATACCCAAACTTTTTGGTAAATCTGTGATCTCGACAAGGTTTCTGCAACTATCCAAGCGTAGTTCAATAAGCATGGACAGGCCACTGAGGCTTGGAAGGCTCTGAAAATTATTGTTATCTAGAAATAAGTACTCTAAACAAGGTAGACTACACCCAATATCATTAGGCACTTCCATTAAATTGCAGTGTCCCAAAGATAACTCTGTTAAAGAGCCTAAGCCTCGTAAGGAAGGTAGCTGCAAAGGACACTTCAAGTAACTCAAAGATAAGCGCTCGAGCTTCTCCAGTCGTACGATGGAAGGTGGTACTTTTTTTATGGCCGTCCCATCAGCAAAAAGAGTGACCAATGATGCCATTTTTCCCAAGTGCTCAGACAAGCTTCGGAATCTTGAACAGCCATCGAGAACAAGAGTTTTGACAGATTTCAACTTGTAGAAACTCCTCGGGAGAGCCTTAAGCGTTTCACAGTCTTTCAAATTCACCAACACAAGACTCTTGAGATCTCCGATGGACTTGTGAACTTTAGCCAACCTCTTACAGTCTTTGAGTATCAATTTCTCAAGATTTGGGAATTTCGAAAAGTCTGGCAATTGTGTTAGATCGTGGGAGTGGCTGAGATTCAGAATCTTCAACTTACTAAGCAACtgttaagaaaaatcaaatttaaattaaaaatttaaatccaaaaagaaGATGCAGAGCATAAAAATAATTCCTAATTTGGTTCAGGTTACGCATTGTACTTACCCCAGAATACTCACAAAGAACTTGTTTGAGGCTGCTATACCGCATGTCGATAGCGACTATGCTTGGTTGACACAATTCTATTGGTATGAACTCCAATGGGAATCCATGCCAGCACAACCATCTTAGATTTTTGGAAAGACATTGGTATCCCCCAGCAAGCCGAACGTAGTTTAGTTGGAGCAATCTCAGTCCCTTCATATTTCTAAATGCCTCAGTACTGAAACTAGCCTCTTCAAGGCTCAGCATATTCAAAGCCAGACCACCAATTTTTTCAGTTCCCTGCTATCCGAAAAACAGACTCTAAATAAGAGAAGGCTTTGCATGAAAAAAAGTTCGATTACTTATACTTCTCTTTCATTACGTACACATTTAACATAAAGTTCGATTAGGAAAGTACTTACAGATTTGTCTATCAACACAGCATTTACATCTTCAGGACGCCACAATCTACTTCGTTCTCCAGGGAAATCAGGATTTTCTGCATGCACGATATCTCTGCCCATATCACGAAGCAAATCATGCATCATCATCTTGTTTTTGCCATTAATAGTTACAAGGCACCGATTAAGGAGGACCTTGATTCCTGCTGTTGCATAAAGGCCACAACCATCCAAGATTTGTATGACATCATTCTTGTCCATTCCGATAAAAAAACAAGCTATATCAAGGAATATCCCCCTCTCATAATCATCATTTAGCCCGTCGTAGCTTATTTTCAGCTGTGCCTGAATTTTTCCAGGAGGAATTATTTTCAATTTATCCAATATACTTTTCCATTCTGCTACACTTCCTTCGAAAAGAGTAGATCCTAAAATTTGAAGAGCCAGCGGCAGTCCTCCACAGTAATTGACAACTTCTTTTGCAAGCTCGAGATATTTACTAGGACAACAACTACTTCTGAAAGCATGCCAACTTAGGAGCTCAAGAGCTTCTTTTCGATCCATTCTTTTTGCCGGAAATATCATATCAACTGCAAATTGCTTTAGTATATGTTTGTTTCTTGTTGTGATGATAATTCTGCTCCCCGGGCCAAAAGAGTGGCGATTTCCAGCTAATTCGTGTAGCTGCTTCACATCGTCTACATCATCAAATATGACAAGTACCTTTAAGCATTGAAATCTTTCCCCTACCAAGGCGGTCCCTGCAGCAACACTGCTTACCTTTGTCTTGGTCGTTTGCAAGATATCAGAAAGAAGTTGGTTTTGCAATTTTTCTAGTTTCTTTTCCCTCactttttcaaggaaacttttaccttcaaacatttcataaaatttGTTATAAATGGCTTTTGCAATCGTTGTTTTACCTATTCCACCCATACCTGTAATTCCAATCACGCGAACATCATCCGAACATCCGATGCCTAAACATTTACTGATATCTAGCACTCGAGAATCTATTCCGACTGGGTAGGGCGCTACGTCTAAATATTTGTTGTTCAGCTTCGTAGTGACTTCATTAGTAATCATCCTGATAAACTTTGCTTCATGCCTGGCATTagtgaagttgagaagcaaaacGAAGATTGTTATACAACTACAAGACGAAATTGAACTAATACACAAAATTATTTATCATGATTAGAGATTTTAATTAAGACAATTTTCTTTGAGGTGTTGTGCTTAAACTTAGCAGACATCaattaaacttaaaattaaataagaaacacaaacaaacaaaaccagcATCCCCACCGCAGGCATTCGCCGGCAGCTTCCCAGCTGTGATTAGTGTAGCCTTAACAGTTTAAGCTTTATTGTATGATTTTATTAAAAGAGGTCTAAGAAATCGCATGCTTCCAAATTAATAAGCAAAGGTACGTTAAAGCCTTAATtcataagaaaagaaattagtaagtaCCCGTCCAAAGTGTTTCTGAGATCCCACCCAGACAAATTCGAAGCTTCATTAAGAGCGGTTCTCCACCTCTCTAACTTCCACCTCTCTACCTTCTTTTCATCTGTATGTTTCAGAAACGATTGTGAAAAACTACCAGTCTGTTTCCTGACATGCGAAGGATCAACGTCATAGAATATCGGCAAAACTAATTGCCCTAGCGTTCTTCTACATTCCATGATCTTAACCAGCTCCTCGAGACACCAGCTGGAGTCCGCGTACCATCTTGAGAAGACGATGATAGAGATCCTAGAACCCTGGATTGCCCGCACAAGTTCGGTAGTTATATCTTCTCCTCTTCTTAGTTTTTCGTCGTCAATAAAGGCGTTGATTCCGGCCTTTGTCAATGCTTCGTGGAGGTGGCCCGTGAAGTTTTTACGTGTGTCTTCGCCTCTAAAGCTTATGAACACTTCGTAAAGTGAGCCTTTTGAGGAGGACGATGACAGGGAGGCAGAGGAGGacgatgaggatgaggatgagggcAAGGAGGTGGAGGAGGCAGAGGAGGCAGAGGAGGAAGATGAGGATGAGGGTGAGGGCGAGGAGGCGGAGGAGGACGATGAGGATGAGGGCAAGGAGGAGGACGAGGATGAGGCTTTATCGGGGACGGAGATATTCATTTGGCGAAAGACGAGGCCGAGGGAGCAGAGGAGGAAGATGAGGACATCAAAGACAAGACTGGAATTGCGAGCCGCAAAGTGGTAGGGCACTAACACCAGCACCAGAGTTAACAACTTCCCTAAGCTCAACCAAGATATATCGCGGAATATCTCCCTCTCGTAGTCATCATTCAACCCTTTGTAACTTATTTTCAGCTGTTCCTGAATGTTATCAAGAGgaatttctttcaatttatcCAATGTACTTTTCCAATCTCCTATGCTTCGGTTGAACAGGTTAGAACCTAAAACTTGAAGAGCCAATGGCACTCCTCCACAGTAATTGACAACTTCTCTTGCAAGCTCAAGATATTGACTAGGACAACAACTACTTCTGAAAGCATGCCAACTTAGGAGCTCAAGAGCTTCTTCTCGTTTCATTTCTATCGCCGGATATACCATATCAACTGCAAATTCTTTTAACACATGTTCGTTTCTTGTTGTGATGATAATTCTGCTCCCCGAGCCAAAAGAGTGGCGATTTCTAGCTAATTCGTGTAGCTGCTTCACATCGTCTACATCATCAAATATGACAAGTACCTTTAAGCGTCGAAATCTTTCCCCTACCAAGGCGGTCCCTGCAGCAACACTGCTTACTTTTGTCTTGGTGGTTTGCAAGATATCAGAAAGAAGttgtttttgcaatttttctAGTTTCTTTTCCCTCactttttcaaggaaacttttACCTCGAAACTTGTCAGAAAATTGATTATAAATGGCTTTAGCAAGCGTTGTTTTACCTATTCCACCCATGCCCAAAATTCCAATCACCCGAACATCATCTGAATCTCCAATGCATAAATAATTACTAATATCTTGCACTCGAGAATCTATTCCGACTTGGTAGGGCGCTACGTCTAAGTATGTGTTGTTCAGCTTCCTAGTGACTTCCTCAGTAATCATCCTGATAAACTTTGCTTCATGCCTGGCATTAGTCAAGTTGAGAAGCAAAACGAAGATTATTATACAACTACAAGACGAAATTGAACTAATACACAAAATTACTTATCATGACTAGAGATTTTATTTAAGACAATCTTCTTTGAGGTGTTGTGTTTAAACTTagcaaaaatcaattaaaatttcagattagaaacacaaacaaacaaaaccagcATCTCTTCCCTCTGCAGCCATTCGACGGCGGCTCTCCTGCTGTGTTAGTGTAAGCTTAACAGTTGAAGCTTTATTGTATGATTTTATTAAAAGAGGTTTAAGAAATCTCATGCTTCCAAATTAATAAGAAAAGGCACGTTAAAGCCTAAATTCATAAGAGAAGAAATTAGTAAGTACCCGTCCAAAGTGTTTTGGAGATCCCAGCCAGACAAATTCGAAGCTTCAGTAAGAGCAGTTCTCCACCTCTCTTCCTTCCATCTCGCTACCTTCTTTTCATCTATATGTTTCAGAAACAATTGTCCAAAACTGTCAATCTGCTTCCTGACATGCGAAGGATCAATGTCATAGAATACCGGCAAAACTAATTGCCCCAGCGTTCTTCTACACTCCATGATCTTAACCAGCTCCTCGAGGCACCAGCTGGAGTTCGCATATTGTCTAGAGAAGACGATGATAGAGATCTTGGAACCTTGGATTGCCCGCTCAAATGCGGTTGTTAATTCTTCTCCCCTTTTTAGTTCTTCGTCGTCAATAAAAGCATTGATTCCAGCCTTTGTTAATGCTTCATAGAGGTGGCCCGTGAAGTTTTTACGTGTGTCTTCGCCTCTGAAGCTTATGAACACGTCGTAGAGCGAACCTTTTGAGAAGGAGGACGAGGACAAGGAGGCGGAGGTGGACGATGAGGATGAGAATGAGGGCGAGGAGGTGGAGGacgatgaggatgaggatgaggatgaggatgaggatgaggatccgggtgaggaggaggaggacgacgagGCTTTATTGGGGACTGAGGCATTCACTTGGTGAAAGACGAGGCCGAGGGAGCAGAGGAGGAAGATGAGGACATCAAAGACAAGACCGGAATTGCGAGCCGCAAAGTGGTAGGACACCAACACCAGCACCAAAGTTAACAGCTTCCCTAAGCTCGACCAGGTATccatttccttcattttctttaGGCAAATTGAAGGTtttcggagaggatcctctccggacccAAACCCACCGGAGCCTCCGgatcttcctccttcttccttcttctctgcagatttccttcttccttcttctctgcAGATTTagttctgcttcttcttcaattcttcttcttcacttccttcttccttctttgtttgtttatcGGAAAactttcttcttcaattatgCATCTTCTGCATCTTCTCCGACAACCAGCTCCGAGGAAGTCACGACGCCGGCTTCGGGAAAGCACGACGCCGACTCCGGGAAAGCCCAAGATGCCGACGAAGACGGATCCGGATGCTCCGGTTGGTTTgggtccggagaggatcctctcccaAGGTTTTTGGCGatattgattttcttttttttctgccGGAActactttcttcttcttataaTTAATAAACCCGTCAACCCATGAGGCTGGGCCCCATTTCCCTCagccttttcctttttcctttacttttttcttcttttttggcGATTTTCCTTCACTTTTGGTCAATCATGTGCGTTTTCATTGGACGGAGGACTATGCATGTTGGGTGATCGCCAAACGGCTGGAAAAAATTTATAACCAAGcggacattttttttttctctgatgTTCAACTGCAAGCAGAAATTCTGTTAGTTTAAAGGATTTAAGGATTAAGTGCATTTTTTAAAGAGGATTAGCTTGGAAGGGATAACTAAGCATATTTAAAAGAGGAGTTAAATGTCCACATCAGaaataacagtaaaaaaatacGCATTAGTGTCAgcaagtttaatttttttttaacaaacgatattatcaggAATGTCTCACAAtaagctaacaataatgtggttcaaactttTATTCTTACTTTTTGTTCTAAATACTTAttaaaatcatgaaaaataaataatgtaataaaaagtggtttaaatttgacatatcagatggagaataaaattttaaaaaaaaatcaaagtgcCACATAAgctttcaaatttaaaatttatgtttgaaatttaaaatctaCTTTGGAAATGAACAAatcagttgttttttttttatggatttcTTTATAGATAATGTTGGCGGTattagaaaattttattaacatgaaaaaaaatatacttaATCAATGGACATAAACCTTAACCCTTAATTTGGTCCAAGATATTATTAGAGAATTCCCACTTGATTTGGTcccatataattttattttcccTGCTAGCAAGATTATGAATTCCAACTATCTTTAGTTTTGTTGGAATAATTTCCCTAGTCATAATACAAAATTAAGAATACCAactatgcttttttttttcggctagaacaataaaaaataaattaaaaaatcaagATCAAAGAAAATGATAGGAAAGAGCAACAGCTTGCATATGTATAGTTTATATGAAAGTGAATTATATGCTTTTGCttatatctttattttatttttatgagttCGTGTTTGTACCAAGATAGCAGTCAATTTAAGATTAGTATTGAATGGCTCTATAATAAACAGCCCAACTTTCCAAGATCCGGAATCAAGTGGGTCTAAAGA is from Malus sylvestris chromosome 5, drMalSylv7.2, whole genome shotgun sequence and encodes:
- the LOC126622351 gene encoding disease resistance protein RPV1-like isoform X10; translation: MKEMDTWSSLGKLLTLVLVLVSYHFAARNSGLVFDVLIFLLCSLGLVFHQVNASVPNKASSSSSSSPGSSSSSSSSSSSSSSSTSSPSFSSSSSTSASLSSSSFSKGSLYDVFISFRGEDTRKNFTGHLYEALTKAGINAFIDDEELKRGEELTTAFERAIQGSKISIIVFSRQYANSSWCLEELVKIMECRRTLGQLVLPVFYDIDPSHVRKQIDSFGQLFLKHIDEKKVARWKEERWRTALTEASNLSGWDLQNTLDGHEAKFIRMITEEVTRKLNNTYLDVAPYQVGIDSRVQDISNYLCIGDSDDVRVIGILGMGGIGKTTLAKAIYNQFSDKFRGKSFLEKVREKKLEKLQKQLLSDILQTTKTKVSSVAAGTALVGERFRRLKVLVIFDDVDDVKQLHELARNRHSFGSGSRIIITTRNEHVLKEFAVDMVYPAIEMKREEALELLSWHAFRSSCCPSQYLELAREVVNYCGGVPLALQVLGSNLFNRSIGDWKSTLDKLKEIPLDNIQEQLKISYKGLNDDYEREIFRDISWLSLGKLLTLVLVLVPYHFAARNSSLVFDVLIFLLCSLGLVFRQMNISVPDKASSSSSSLPSSSSSSSASSPSPSSSSSSSASSASSTSLPSSSSSSSSSASLSSSSSKGSLYEVFISFRGEDTRKNFTGHLHEALTKAGINAFIDDEKLRRGEDITTELVRAIQGSRISIIVFSRWYADSSWCLEELVKIMECRRTLGQLVLPIFYDVDPSHVRKQTGSFSQSFLKHTDEKKVERWKLERWRTALNEASNLSGWDLRNTLDGHEAKFIRMITNEVTTKLNNKYLDVAPYPVGIDSRVLDISKCLGIGCSDDVRVIGITGMGGIGKTTIAKAIYNKFYEMFEGKSFLEKVREKKLEKLQNQLLSDILQTTKTKVSSVAAGTALVGERFQCLKVLVIFDDVDDVKQLHELAGNRHSFGPGSRIIITTRNKHILKQFAVDMIFPAKRMDRKEALELLSWHAFRSSCCPSKYLELAKEVVNYCGGLPLALQILGSTLFEGSVAEWKSILDKLKIIPPGKIQAQLKISYDGLNDDYERGIFLDIACFFIGMDKNDVIQILDGCGLYATAGIKVLLNRCLVTINGKNKMMMHDLLRDMGRDIVHAENPDFPGERSRLWRPEDVNAVLIDKSGTEKIEGLVLDLPSVEEISFSTEAFTNMKSLRLLQLKYVRLTGGYRCLSKKLRWLCYHGFPLEFIPKDLCQPNIVAIDMRYSNLKQVLCEDSGLLEKLKILNLCHSHDLTQSPDFSKLPNLEKLILKDCKRLAKVHKSIGDLKSLVLVNLKDCETLKALPRSFYKSKSVKTLVLHGCSRFQILSEQLGKMASLITLLVDGTAIKVLPPSIVRLEKLERLSLSCLKCFLQLPSLLGLRSLTELNLEKSNFMEVPNDFGSGLPCLVNLNLSCNDFHSLPSLSGISKLGQLLLNGCRNLVEIPDLPQSLYLLDIYKCPVVERMPDFSGMSAHMVLSSPKLIEFPGLDSALNSGLILHMPVHNNLTDYLLKDSTLQGWTGRGHITLAGGQIPTWFNHVNEGAQVSFEVPKEIGRNPKALAVCMAYRSFIDVDSVFFGSCFICVINHTKRTSFFVDLMSPPACGGEYLWLGHIPLWEDKFNFEEGDLVLVIAKILRSDQFMVKKTGVRLRSEFMVKKTGVRLVCDKTFEGRLYYRYYPIPYDRALEEIPTENDEDFHEDYENDNEDDSEDDDDDDTNDEGDDNQDDDDDHDDHVS
- the LOC126622351 gene encoding disease resistance-like protein DSC1 isoform X8; this encodes MKEMDTWSSLGKLLTLVLVLVSYHFAARNSGLVFDVLIFLLCSLGLVFHQVNASVPNKASSSSSSSPGSSSSSSSSSSSSSSSTSSPSFSSSSSTSASLSSSSFSKGSLYDVFISFRGEDTRKNFTGHLYEALTKAGINAFIDDEELKRGEELTTAFERAIQGSKISIIVFSRQYANSSWCLEELVKIMECRRTLGQLVLPVFYDIDPSHVRKQIDSFGQLFLKHIDEKKVARWKEERWRTALTEASNLSGWDLQNTLDGHEAKFIRMITEEVTRKLNNTYLDVAPYQVGIDSRVQDISNYLCIGDSDDVRVIGILGMGGIGKTTLAKAIYNQFSDKFRGKSFLEKVREKKLEKLQKQLLSDILQTTKTKVSSVAAGTALVGERFRRLKVLVIFDDVDDVKQLHELARNRHSFGSGSRIIITTRNEHVLKEFAVDMVYPAIEMKREEALELLSWHAFRSSCCPSQYLELAREVVNYCGGVPLALQVLGSNLFNRSIGDWKSTLDKLKEIPLDNIQEQLKISYKGLNDDYEREIFRDISWLSLGKLLTLVLVLVPYHFAARNSSLVFDVLIFLLCSLGLVFRQMNISVPDKASSSSSSLPSSSSSSSASSPSPSSSSSSSASSASSTSLPSSSSSSSSSASLSSSSSKGSLYEVFISFRGEDTRKNFTGHLHEALTKAGINAFIDDEKLRRGEDITTELVRAIQGSRISIIVFSRWYADSSWCLEELVKIMECRRTLGQLVLPIFYDVDPSHVRKQTGSFSQSFLKHTDEKKVERWKLERWRTALNEASNLSGWDLRNTLDGHEAKFIRMITNEVTTKLNNKYLDVAPYPVGIDSRVLDISKCLGIGCSDDVRVIGITGMGGIGKTTIAKAIYNKFYEMFEGKSFLEKVREKKLEKLQNQLLSDILQTTKTKVSSVAAGTALVGERFQCLKVLVIFDDVDDVKQLHELAGNRHSFGPGSRIIITTRNKHILKQFAVDMIFPAKRMDRKEALELLSWHAFRSSCCPSKYLELAKEVVNYCGGLPLALQILGSTLFEGSVAEWKSILDKLKIIPPGKIQAQLKISYDGLNDDYERGIFLDIACFFIGMDKNDVIQILDGCGLYATAGIKVLLNRCLVTINGKNKMMMHDLLRDMGRDIVHAENPDFPGERSRLWRPEDVNAVLIDKSQGTEKIEGLVLDLPSVEEISFSTEAFTNMKSLRLLQLKYVRLTGGYRCLSKKLRWLCYHGFPLEFIPKDLCQPNIVAIDMRYSNLKQVLCEDSGLLEKLKILNLCHSHDLTQSPDFSKLPNLEKLILKDCKRLAKVHKSIGDLKSLVLVNLKDCETLKALPRSFYKSKSVKTLVLHGCSRFQILSEQLGKMASLITLLVDGTAIKVLPPSIVRLEKLERLSLSCLKCFLQLPSLLGLRSLTELNLEKSNFMEVPNDFGSGLPCLVNLNLSCNDFHSLPSLSGISKLGQLLLNGCRNLVEIPDLPQSLYLLDIYKCPVVERMPDFSGMSAHMVLSSPKLIEFPGLDSALNSGLILHMPVHNNLTDYLLKDSTLQGWTGRGHITLAGGQIPTWFNHVNEGAQVSFEVPKEIGRNPKALAVCMAYRSFIDVDSVFFGSCFICVINHTKRTSFFVDLMSPPACGGEYLWLGHIPLWEDKFNFEEGDLVLVIAKILRSDQFMVKKTGVRLRSEFMVKKTGVRLVCDKTFEGRLYYRYYPIPYDRALEEIPTENDEDFHEDYENDNEDDSEDDDDDDTNDEGDDNQDDDDDHDDHVS
- the LOC126622351 gene encoding disease resistance protein RPV1-like isoform X5, translating into MKEMDTWSSLGKLLTLVLVLVSYHFAARNSGLVFDVLIFLLCSLGLVFHQVNASVPNKASSSSSSSPGSSSSSSSSSSSSSSSTSSPSFSSSSSTSASLSSSSFSKGSLYDVFISFRGEDTRKNFTGHLYEALTKAGINAFIDDEELKRGEELTTAFERAIQGSKISIIVFSRQYANSSWCLEELVKIMECRRTLGQLVLPVFYDIDPSHVRKQIDSFGQLFLKHIDEKKVARWKEERWRTALTEASNLSGWDLQNTLDGHEAKFIRMITEEVTRKLNNTYLDVAPYQVGIDSRVQDISNYLCIGDSDDVRVIGILGMGGIGKTTLAKAIYNQFSDKFRGKSFLEKVREKKLEKLQKQLLSDILQTTKTKVSSVAAGTALVGERFRRLKVLVIFDDVDDVKQLHELARNRHSFGSGSRIIITTRNEHVLKEFAVDMVYPAIEMKREEALELLSWHAFRSSCCPSQYLELAREVVNYCGGVPLALQVLGSNLFNRSIGDWKSTLDKLKEIPLDNIQEQLKISYKGLNDDYEREIFRDISWLSLGKLLTLVLVLVPYHFAARNSSLVFDVLIFLLCSLGLVFRQMNISVPDKASSSSSSLPSSSSSSSASSPSPSSSSSSSASSASSTSLPSSSSSSSSSASLSSSSSKGSLYEVFISFRGEDTRKNFTGHLHEALTKAGINAFIDDEKLRRGEDITTELVRAIQGSRISIIVFSRWYADSSWCLEELVKIMECRRTLGQLVLPIFYDVDPSHVRKQTGSFSQSFLKHTDEKKVERWKLERWRTALNEASNLSGWDLRNTLDGHEAKFIRMITNEVTTKLNNKYLDVAPYPVGIDSRVLDISKCLGIGCSDDVRVIGITGMGGIGKTTIAKAIYNKFYEMFEGKSFLEKVREKKLEKLQNQLLSDILQTTKTKVSSVAAGTALVGERFQCLKVLVIFDDVDDVKQLHELAGNRHSFGPGSRIIITTRNKHILKQFAVDMIFPAKRMDRKEALELLSWHAFRSSCCPSKYLELAKEVVNYCGGLPLALQILGSTLFEGSVAEWKSILDKLKIIPPGKIQAQLKISYDGLNDDYERGIFLDIACFFIGMDKNDVIQILDGCGLYATAGIKVLLNRCLVTINGKNKMMMHDLLRDMGRDIVHAENPDFPGERSRLWRPEDVNAVLIDKSGTEKIGGLALNMLSLEEASFSTEAFRNMKGLRLLQLNYVRLAGGYQCLSKNLRWLCWHGFPLEFIPIELCQPSIVAIDMRYSSLKQVLCEYSGLLSKLKILNLSHSHDLTQLPDFSKFPNLEKLILKDCKRLAKVHKSIGDLKSLVLVNLKDCETLKALPRSFYKLKSVKTLVLDGCSRFRSLSEHLGKMASLVTLFADGTAIKKVPPSIVRLEKLERLSLSYLKCPLQLPSLRGLGSLTELSLGHCNLMEVPNDIGCSLPCLEYLFLDNNNFQSLPSLSGLSMLIELRLDSCRNLVEITDLPKSLGILEMKDCSALERMSDFSGMSTIVYLSSPKLIEFPGLESALNSGLRLDMLTHNNVMDFLLKDSTLQGWTGCGFMNLVGRQIPTWFNHVNEGTQVRFEVPKEIGCNAKALAVCLASCHFDRDRPSGSLTIYAINHTKRTSFVTLMIDAQKGENIWLGKFPLPETEFNLEEGDSVHVFAIRQSIEVKKIGVRLLCDETKISQSFGLQMSQSESIPYKSALEQIYEKVEWNILYPHSIPYTEALKLKEALKDIAAEVEWNISDPLSSPYTEALKLKEALKDILAEVDDFNEDYDEDDENDDEEDRDDDANDEDDDNHDDEDGDDYVS